GAATCTCGTTATACCGATGTTCCCAAGGAACGGGCGATCGCGTGCCAATTCCCACCGCACCGCCTCCATCGATGCCCAGACTAAACTTTGCCGGAAGTCCTACCAGTTCCGGATGATGTTGAATATAAGCATCCAAAGCGGTTACCAACGGACGGGTATCGATCAACTCTTGAGCATCAATTCCCGCCGTCGGGCTCGTCATCACATTCCGCAGATGATCGAGGCGGGGATTTTCCGAGGCTAACCCTAGAGACTGTAATGTTTCCAGGACTTCAGCCGTAGGAGCGCCTTGAACTGCCCGAATTTGCAAATTAGCGCGATTCGTCACCTGGATCACGTCGCTTCCCCAAGTTTGCGCCAGGGTCGCCAGTACCCGTCCTTGCTGGGCATTCAGGAACCCACCGGGAGTCCGAATGCGAATTAAGTAGCCATCCTGGGCAGATGTGCCATAGAATAGCCCCGGACAAACATTCGGTTCCATTAACCAAGCCACAGTCTCCTCCCTCTCTGTGCAACGCAGAACTATAGGGTTAGGGTTCCTCAGATTTAGAAACCCCTTGAGGCTGGTATTCTGACTCGCTTTCAGATGGGCATTTTTTGAGAGTTGGTATTAGCAACTTCCCCTCTCAAATCGCTCCCTCTGCTATGGCATTACAGTTGCGGCACAGTACCGGAATCCCACCGGACTTCCCCAGCATCAAGTTAGGGTAGTTTACCACAGAATCGGGGCTGACTAGAGTAGGGTGGGTACTGCCCAACTTAATGTCGGTGGGCAGTGCTACAATTCTTTACTTGTCCATTGGACCGAATGCAATGTAACCCAACATTTGACCCGGATTTGTTGGGTGGCGCTTCGCTTTACCCAACCTACAACGTGGTATTCCCTGTCACACTGGCATATTGAGCTGCACCGTAAGCCGCACTATCTAGGAGCGTATCAATAGACCATTCCACCCTTGTCTGGGTGAGATGGGGGAAACTCTGGTCAATTCCCTGACGAATCGAGGCGATCGCATCCTGTTTAAATCGTTGATATGCCCCATCGGATGCCGTTTTTTCCTTTTCTTGCGCTCCCCCAGAAATCACAATCAGGTCACAGCCTACCGTATTGACGACATTACGAGCCGCTATACCCAGGCTTGTAAAATACTCTTGCCAAATCGCGACAACATCGGACAGAGGATCATCCATTTGACCCAAGCGACGCAGGGTTTTCGCCACCTCTATATGCTCTCCTTGTAACGCTTCCGGCACATTCCCCTTAGCCTGTCGGTGTTTAACCATATTTCTCAGACCCAATAAAGAGGCTCTCGTTTCCACACATCCCCTCGCACCACATCCGCAGGGATCCGCATTTTCAGAACTATTAATACAAATATGACCCAATTCTGCGGAAACCGCCGGAGCCGACCAGATTTTCCCGTTGATAATCAAAGCGCCACCTAATCCGGTTCCGGTAATAAACTGAGCCATGCAGGAAGAGGCCTTATTTTGAGCCTCGCGGACCCTGTATTCCCGGTAAGCAGCCGCGTCTCCATCATTGAGGAGGAGGGCTGGCAACTGGAGAGCCTCGGAAAGTTTTTGCCTGACGTTGACCCCTTGCCAAGAGTGATCAATATTGGTGGGATAAACACACATTCCCGAAGCATCAATAGGAGTGGGACAACAAGCACCAATGGCTTTTAAATCCTTGAATTGTAGATCATTGGCTTGGAGTAGCTCACTGGTGGCGGTTTTAATCACATTTACGGTAGCGTCGGGACCCTCAGATGCTTTGCAGGGACGATCTAACCTTTTTCCGATGACCCCTTTTTCTGGATCAAATAATCCCAGTTTGACGGTGGTAGCACCAATGTCAATCCCCAAGTAAATGCTCATGATTCTTTCCTAAGATCCAACTCTTTTGGATTATAAACTTTGTAGGTTGGGTGGAATGCAATGTAACCTAACATTTGACCTCAATTTGTTGGGTGGCGCGCTTCGCCTTACCCAACCTCCGACTACGACTTGTCCAGTAGGTTGGACCGAATGCAATGTAACCCAACATTTAACCCGGATTGGTTGGGTTTTGCCCTTCGCTTCACCTAACCTACGACTTGACCCAACCTCCGACTGTAGGGTTGATTCTCGAATCAACCCACCCTAAAAGGGTTCGACATCAAATAATAAGTAACTCCGGTTTTCGTTTCCTTGATTT
This DNA window, taken from Laspinema palackyanum D2c, encodes the following:
- a CDS encoding ROK family protein, whose protein sequence is MSIYLGIDIGATTVKLGLFDPEKGVIGKRLDRPCKASEGPDATVNVIKTATSELLQANDLQFKDLKAIGACCPTPIDASGMCVYPTNIDHSWQGVNVRQKLSEALQLPALLLNDGDAAAYREYRVREAQNKASSCMAQFITGTGLGGALIINGKIWSAPAVSAELGHICINSSENADPCGCGARGCVETRASLLGLRNMVKHRQAKGNVPEALQGEHIEVAKTLRRLGQMDDPLSDVVAIWQEYFTSLGIAARNVVNTVGCDLIVISGGAQEKEKTASDGAYQRFKQDAIASIRQGIDQSFPHLTQTRVEWSIDTLLDSAAYGAAQYASVTGNTTL